The proteins below are encoded in one region of Geomonas ferrireducens:
- a CDS encoding HEAT repeat domain-containing protein, whose amino-acid sequence MLHPYEPVGEELTRLQERSLSELLAFVGDGERGRKSEALDIIIGRGLEGIYATLEAAVRDNDNADLRNGAMEVLVKFGGEAVPRLSRLLSDGDEEIRNFSAVMLGDIGSRDAVKDLIAALTDPDSNVSHSAAEALGKIGDRSALVPLLELLKGDFWLQYPAVCAIGELRDYRAVPHLLPLLGDEMLRGAVVEALGKVGDQRALYALAGILPFVEQELARSVACAMVSIINILNEQESYKNRIEVGTQEERLLRLVSPRGVDRLKSMLREEGDLQAAQAAAMLLGWMGELSALEGLFTLLADERNIEVVENAVLAIGRRAEGELLAALDHDSAAVRLVALRALRSLGLPCHPGELARLLAHEDEQGQLEVLETLQSFPDESFLPQLQLLLAKGSDALARQAALALAHHRLGSVLDLFAQMVHSPEPQSRRRAAMLLGCLKQGGGIENLRLLSFDDDAEVRAELVRSIGKQKVLQAVPLLCRALCDPEELVREAAVLAAAELGEPMLVDELLALLGNGREDLDYCVIRALGDIGAREAGAFLVEYLSRGVSRQLEYAIVETLGKLAYREASDLVTRRYLKHDDPDIRRLAVYTLGELADQESLKAVEEAVGDPHWSVRIAALRVLGKIGGGRELPLLLKGVNDADAMVRKHAITVLGELRNPVSVPELVALLEDPEVGKDAFDALVAFGRGGLPWLHRLMKNNHGAELRERVIDVIGKIADDNSVEPLLELLNDESEIVRLACIDAMCHCYDTLPLKRLIQVRKEDQSAEVRARAELALMSFAQREYLG is encoded by the coding sequence ATGCTTCATCCTTATGAGCCAGTCGGCGAAGAATTGACCCGCTTGCAGGAACGTTCGCTATCGGAGCTCCTCGCGTTCGTCGGTGATGGCGAGCGCGGGCGCAAGAGCGAGGCTCTGGACATCATCATCGGTCGCGGCCTGGAAGGGATCTATGCCACCCTGGAGGCGGCGGTGCGCGACAACGACAACGCCGACCTGAGAAACGGCGCCATGGAGGTGCTGGTCAAGTTCGGCGGGGAGGCGGTGCCGCGCCTGAGCCGGCTCCTCTCCGACGGCGACGAGGAGATCCGCAACTTCAGCGCGGTCATGTTAGGCGACATCGGCAGCCGCGACGCGGTGAAAGACCTGATCGCGGCGCTCACCGACCCCGACAGCAACGTGAGTCATTCGGCGGCCGAGGCGCTGGGCAAGATCGGCGACCGCAGCGCGCTGGTGCCGCTATTGGAACTGTTGAAGGGGGATTTCTGGCTGCAGTACCCCGCCGTCTGCGCCATCGGTGAACTCAGGGACTACCGCGCCGTCCCCCACCTCCTGCCGCTCCTTGGTGACGAAATGCTGCGCGGCGCGGTGGTCGAGGCACTGGGGAAGGTCGGTGACCAACGCGCACTCTACGCCCTTGCCGGCATCCTTCCCTTCGTGGAACAGGAGCTGGCGCGCAGCGTGGCGTGCGCCATGGTCTCCATCATCAACATCCTGAACGAGCAGGAAAGCTACAAGAATCGCATCGAGGTGGGGACCCAGGAGGAACGGCTGCTCCGGCTGGTCTCCCCCCGCGGGGTGGACCGGCTCAAGTCGATGCTCCGGGAAGAGGGAGATCTGCAAGCGGCGCAGGCGGCTGCGATGCTGCTGGGGTGGATGGGGGAACTTTCGGCCCTGGAAGGATTATTCACGCTGCTGGCGGACGAGCGCAACATAGAGGTTGTGGAGAACGCCGTCCTCGCCATCGGGAGGCGGGCCGAGGGGGAGCTGCTGGCGGCGCTTGATCATGACAGCGCCGCCGTCCGACTGGTCGCACTGCGCGCGTTGCGCTCGCTTGGCCTTCCCTGCCACCCCGGAGAACTGGCGCGCCTGCTCGCCCATGAGGACGAACAGGGACAACTCGAGGTGTTGGAGACGCTGCAATCCTTCCCGGATGAGTCGTTCTTGCCGCAGTTGCAACTCCTGCTGGCAAAGGGGAGCGACGCACTGGCGCGTCAGGCGGCCCTCGCCCTGGCGCACCACCGCCTCGGGTCCGTGCTGGATCTTTTTGCACAGATGGTGCACTCTCCCGAGCCGCAGTCGCGCCGCCGCGCCGCCATGCTCCTTGGGTGCCTCAAGCAGGGGGGGGGGATCGAGAACCTGCGCCTGCTAAGCTTTGACGACGATGCCGAAGTGCGGGCGGAACTCGTGCGCTCCATAGGGAAACAAAAGGTGTTGCAGGCCGTGCCGCTTTTGTGCCGCGCACTGTGCGATCCGGAGGAGCTGGTGCGCGAGGCTGCGGTCCTGGCCGCGGCGGAACTGGGGGAGCCGATGCTCGTGGATGAGCTCCTGGCACTATTGGGGAACGGACGAGAGGATCTCGACTACTGTGTGATCCGGGCCTTGGGCGACATCGGGGCGCGTGAGGCGGGCGCCTTCCTGGTGGAGTACCTTTCCCGGGGGGTGTCGCGTCAGTTGGAGTACGCCATCGTGGAAACCCTGGGCAAACTGGCCTACCGGGAGGCATCCGATCTGGTCACCAGGCGTTACCTAAAGCATGACGATCCCGACATCAGGCGCCTGGCGGTCTACACCCTGGGCGAGTTGGCCGACCAGGAATCGCTCAAGGCGGTGGAGGAAGCGGTCGGCGACCCCCACTGGAGCGTGCGCATCGCGGCCCTGCGCGTCCTGGGCAAGATCGGCGGCGGCCGCGAGCTCCCTTTGCTGCTCAAAGGGGTGAACGATGCCGATGCCATGGTGCGCAAGCACGCCATCACGGTCCTCGGGGAGCTGCGAAACCCCGTCTCCGTTCCGGAACTGGTTGCGCTGCTTGAGGACCCGGAGGTGGGGAAAGATGCCTTCGATGCGCTGGTGGCGTTCGGGCGCGGCGGGCTCCCCTGGCTGCATCGTCTCATGAAGAATAACCACGGTGCGGAGCTGCGCGAACGGGTGATCGACGTCATCGGCAAGATCGCCGACGACAATAGCGTGGAGCCGCTGTTGGAGCTGCTTAACGACGAAAGCGAGATCGTCAGGCTCGCCTGCATCGACGCGATGTGCCACTGCTACGACACCCTCCCCTTGAAGCGGCTGATCCAGGTGAGAAAGGAGGATCAGAGCGCCGAAGTCCGGGCGAGGGCAGAATTGGCCCTGATGAGTTTCGCCCAGCGGGAATACCTCGGATGA
- a CDS encoding CheR family methyltransferase codes for MAEKNAMQAEEFRLFREHVAETLGLVLEEGSQRNLASKLGPRMEELRLKSFTEYYCYLKFSPGRDAEWRRLVPLLTNNETYFYREAAQLSVLAQEVLPVLKERKVARGERAIRILSAGCSSGEEVYTLAMLLLESGCFSWDWDVRITGVDIDTRVLDAARQGLYTQRAFWAADPELVRRYLTPHGDKLAVRPILRKWTSFAQGNLLDLGERLAGECFDVILCRNVLIYFAEETVKRVVDNFAALQAPGDYLFLGHSESLSRTGASYLPLRFPGAIIYQKRT; via the coding sequence ATGGCGGAGAAGAATGCCATGCAGGCCGAGGAGTTCAGGCTGTTCAGGGAGCACGTGGCCGAAACCCTGGGGCTCGTGCTGGAGGAGGGGAGCCAGAGGAACCTGGCGTCGAAGCTTGGGCCGCGGATGGAAGAGTTGCGGCTGAAAAGCTTCACCGAGTACTACTGCTACCTTAAGTTCTCCCCGGGAAGAGATGCCGAGTGGCGGCGCCTGGTTCCGCTGCTCACCAACAACGAGACTTACTTCTATCGGGAAGCGGCCCAGTTGTCGGTCCTCGCGCAGGAGGTGCTGCCGGTGCTCAAGGAGAGGAAGGTCGCCAGGGGCGAGCGCGCCATCCGCATACTCTCCGCCGGGTGCTCCAGCGGCGAGGAGGTCTACACCCTGGCGATGCTTCTTTTGGAGTCGGGGTGTTTCTCCTGGGACTGGGACGTGCGCATCACCGGCGTCGATATCGACACGCGGGTCCTTGACGCGGCGCGGCAGGGGCTCTACACCCAGCGCGCCTTCTGGGCCGCCGACCCGGAGCTGGTGCGCAGGTACCTGACCCCCCATGGGGACAAACTCGCCGTCAGGCCGATCCTGCGGAAATGGACCAGCTTCGCGCAGGGGAACCTGCTCGACTTGGGGGAGCGGCTGGCCGGGGAGTGCTTCGACGTCATCCTGTGCCGCAACGTACTGATCTATTTCGCGGAGGAGACCGTCAAACGGGTGGTGGACAACTTCGCGGCGCTGCAGGCGCCGGGAGATTACCTGTTCCTGGGGCATTCGGAATCCCTTTCCAGAACGGGTGCTTCCTATCTGCCGCTTCGTTTTCCGGGTGCCATCATCTATCAGAAAAGGACGTGA